One stretch of Methyloversatilis sp. RAC08 DNA includes these proteins:
- a CDS encoding DUF2721 domain-containing protein: MVLQTTIDTITHAIGLAVAPVFLLTAIATLIGTLNNRLGRIIDRRRVVLARGGKQCEDETMSNATELALLSQRARLVYLAVLFAVLSALMVCLVVSCAFFGVLFTVVLSDLLAGFFVLAMLSLILSLSLFLREVFVAVFTATHANR; encoded by the coding sequence ATGGTTCTGCAGACCACCATCGACACCATCACGCACGCCATCGGCCTGGCCGTGGCACCGGTCTTCCTGCTGACCGCGATCGCCACGCTGATCGGTACGCTGAACAACCGGCTCGGTCGCATCATCGACCGCCGCCGCGTCGTGCTGGCGCGGGGTGGCAAGCAATGCGAAGACGAAACCATGAGCAACGCGACCGAACTCGCGCTGCTGTCGCAGCGTGCGCGACTGGTCTATCTGGCCGTGCTGTTCGCCGTACTGTCGGCGCTGATGGTCTGTCTGGTGGTGTCGTGCGCCTTCTTCGGCGTGCTGTTCACGGTCGTGCTGTCCGACCTGCTGGCCGGCTTCTTCGTACTGGCCATGCTGTCGCTGATCCTGTCGCTGAGTCTGTTCCTGCGCGAAGTGTTCGTGGCGGTGTTCACCGCCACCCACGCCAACCGCTAA
- a CDS encoding response regulator, protein MTEDTLPRVLCVDDEPNLLSAMERALHGRFDVVVANGGVAALDAMQWGEPFAVIVSDMRMPGMDGAAFLAHARELAPDSVRVLLTGQADVESSIAAINRGAIFRYLCKPCPTETLIATLDEAVRQHDRTRAEKALLETTLTAAVNTLTEVLAMVAPWAFQRASFAHSAVQHALSRLEWSDGWIYSIAAALSQLGCVGIPPELMQADAAQRPLNADEKKLLREHPEVASRLVAAIPRLELAAEIIRWQTDNPPPGVPLEVIRGAPLLRAALELERDWSHTKAMRSPREVLRTVRPPIPDYIVKALSDFRSEVNHHRAARVRDLVPGWVVDEDVRCTNGLMVLSRGHELTDTAIAALSRLLAAHAIREPIRVCSHAD, encoded by the coding sequence ATGACTGAAGACACCCTGCCTCGCGTGCTCTGCGTGGACGACGAACCAAACCTGCTGTCGGCAATGGAACGCGCGCTGCACGGCCGCTTCGACGTGGTGGTCGCCAACGGCGGCGTGGCTGCGCTGGACGCGATGCAGTGGGGCGAGCCGTTCGCGGTCATCGTGTCCGACATGCGCATGCCGGGCATGGACGGCGCCGCCTTCCTCGCCCACGCGCGCGAACTGGCGCCCGACTCCGTACGCGTGCTGCTGACCGGTCAGGCGGATGTCGAATCGTCGATCGCCGCCATCAACCGCGGCGCCATCTTCCGCTACCTGTGCAAACCCTGCCCCACCGAAACGCTGATCGCCACGCTCGATGAAGCGGTGCGCCAGCATGACCGGACACGTGCCGAGAAGGCACTGCTCGAAACCACGCTCACCGCAGCGGTCAACACGCTGACCGAGGTGCTCGCCATGGTGGCGCCCTGGGCCTTCCAGCGCGCCAGCTTCGCCCACTCGGCGGTGCAGCATGCGCTGTCCCGACTCGAGTGGTCGGACGGCTGGATCTACAGCATCGCGGCCGCGCTGAGCCAGCTCGGCTGTGTCGGCATACCGCCCGAGCTGATGCAGGCGGACGCCGCGCAGCGCCCACTCAACGCCGACGAGAAAAAGCTGTTGCGCGAACATCCGGAGGTGGCCAGCCGGCTGGTGGCGGCCATTCCGCGCCTGGAACTGGCGGCCGAAATCATCCGCTGGCAGACGGACAATCCGCCGCCCGGGGTGCCGCTTGAAGTCATACGCGGTGCGCCGCTGCTGCGCGCTGCGCTGGAACTTGAACGCGACTGGTCGCACACCAAGGCCATGCGCAGCCCACGCGAAGTGCTGCGCACCGTGCGTCCGCCCATACCCGACTACATCGTGAAGGCATTGTCCGATTTCCGCAGCGAGGTGAACCACCACCGTGCAGCACGCGTACGCGATCTGGTGCCGGGCTGGGTCGTGGATGAGGACGTGCGCTGCACCAACGGACTGATGGTGCTGTCGCGTGGTCATGAACTGACCGATACGGCGATCGCCGCGCTGAGCAGGCTGCTCGCCGCACACGCCATCCGCGAACCGATACGGGTGTGCAGCCACGCTGACTGA
- a CDS encoding HDOD domain-containing protein encodes MEVVFVDDESRVLAGIERTLAMNDTGWNCRFFTSGPAALDAITDCPADVVVSDMRMPFMDGAALLGKVREQWPGTLRIILSGYSDTECALRMLDVAHQFVSKPCDNAVLLSTLEGALSLRALFKDPSVRDVIGRVNRLPSAPRVFAELTRLLADPASDARQVSRLLGSDPALSARIMQLANSAYFTGGGGGAIRSVGDAINRLGIDQVRLLVLASHVFADAAEDPFVDHLQRRSMQASQLATQIAAGGKPQAATAALLARIGLLVHDLRDNAGQEAKTGCDTPLQAAVGAYLLALWGLPMDIVDAVARHTHPGRTAATGFGLAGAVHVAVALANGQPPDLAYLEHTGVLDQWPHWQASNAALTPDPDDD; translated from the coding sequence ATGGAAGTAGTTTTCGTCGACGACGAAAGCCGGGTGCTCGCCGGCATCGAACGCACGCTGGCGATGAACGACACGGGCTGGAACTGCCGCTTCTTCACCAGCGGCCCGGCAGCGCTCGATGCGATCACCGACTGCCCGGCCGACGTGGTCGTGTCCGACATGCGCATGCCCTTCATGGACGGCGCTGCCCTGCTGGGCAAGGTGCGCGAGCAATGGCCCGGTACGCTGCGCATCATTCTGTCCGGCTATTCGGACACGGAATGCGCACTGCGCATGCTCGACGTGGCGCACCAGTTCGTTTCCAAACCCTGCGACAACGCGGTGCTGCTCTCCACGCTGGAAGGCGCGCTGTCGCTGCGTGCCCTGTTCAAGGACCCATCGGTAAGGGACGTCATCGGCCGGGTGAACCGCCTGCCGTCGGCTCCCCGCGTATTCGCCGAACTGACCCGTCTGCTGGCCGACCCGGCCAGCGACGCCCGCCAGGTGTCGCGCCTGCTCGGCAGCGACCCTGCGCTGAGTGCGCGCATCATGCAGCTGGCCAATTCCGCCTATTTCACCGGTGGCGGCGGCGGGGCGATCAGAAGTGTCGGCGATGCGATCAACCGGCTCGGCATCGACCAGGTACGCCTGCTGGTGCTGGCCTCGCACGTGTTCGCCGACGCAGCCGAAGACCCCTTCGTGGATCATCTGCAGCGGCGATCGATGCAGGCCTCGCAACTGGCGACGCAGATTGCTGCCGGCGGCAAACCGCAGGCAGCGACCGCTGCACTGCTTGCCCGCATCGGACTGCTGGTGCACGACCTGCGCGACAACGCCGGGCAGGAAGCGAAGACCGGCTGCGACACGCCGCTGCAGGCGGCTGTCGGCGCCTATCTGCTGGCGTTGTGGGGACTGCCGATGGACATCGTCGATGCCGTCGCCCGCCACACCCATCCGGGCCGCACTGCCGCCACCGGCTTCGGTCTGGCGGGTGCCGTGCACGTCGCCGTTGCGCTGGCCAACGGACAGCCCCCCGACCTCGCCTATCTCGAACATACCGGCGTGCTTGACCAGTGGCCGCACTGGCAGGCCAGCAATGCCGCGCTTACCCCGGACCCTGACGATGACTGA
- a CDS encoding FIST signal transduction protein, whose amino-acid sequence MDIALDRSGSVAALATLLEDVAARPGVGGLLVLACDGNGFTAEQLDPLLRAAARPVFGGTFPQIIHGREHLERGTLVVGLPVAPRLCIIENLSDPGTDIDAALAGLDSPGSTLFVFVDGFSRRIGATITALFENFGLLPNYIGGGAGSLSLVQKPCLITPRGLLQDAVVLAGTDLRSGIGVAHGWQVVSDALKVTASDRNTILTLNGRPAFDVYREHVEPLAGATLDAAGFFDIAKGFPFGIRRLDSEVVVRDPLMVGERGALVCVGEVPEGAFVHVLRGAPENLLAAAAQTVRKAADAFDGEPPVRATRMFIDCISRVLYLGEDFGRELDAVDRGEPLFGALTLGEIANSGREFLEFYNKTSVMALIEG is encoded by the coding sequence ATGGATATCGCACTTGATCGCAGCGGCAGCGTCGCTGCGCTGGCAACCCTGCTGGAAGATGTGGCGGCACGCCCGGGTGTGGGTGGTCTGCTGGTGCTGGCGTGCGACGGCAACGGCTTCACGGCAGAACAGCTTGATCCCTTGCTGCGTGCAGCCGCGCGGCCGGTGTTCGGTGGCACTTTTCCGCAGATCATCCACGGTCGCGAGCACCTGGAGCGCGGCACCCTGGTGGTGGGTCTGCCGGTGGCACCGCGCCTCTGCATCATCGAGAACCTGAGTGACCCCGGCACCGACATCGATGCCGCGCTTGCTGGACTGGACTCGCCCGGGAGCACATTGTTCGTGTTCGTCGACGGTTTCAGCAGGCGGATCGGCGCCACCATTACCGCCTTGTTCGAGAACTTCGGCCTGCTGCCCAACTACATCGGTGGCGGTGCCGGCTCGCTGAGTCTCGTGCAGAAGCCTTGCCTGATCACGCCGCGCGGGCTGCTGCAGGACGCCGTCGTGCTGGCCGGCACCGATCTGCGCAGCGGCATCGGTGTGGCGCACGGCTGGCAGGTGGTGTCCGACGCACTCAAGGTGACCGCCTCCGACCGCAACACCATACTCACGCTGAATGGTCGTCCGGCTTTCGACGTCTATCGGGAACATGTCGAGCCGCTGGCAGGCGCCACGCTGGATGCCGCCGGGTTCTTCGACATTGCGAAGGGCTTCCCCTTCGGCATACGCCGGCTGGACAGCGAGGTGGTCGTCCGCGACCCGCTGATGGTGGGCGAGAGGGGCGCGCTGGTGTGTGTCGGCGAGGTGCCGGAAGGCGCCTTCGTACATGTGCTGCGTGGTGCGCCGGAAAACCTGCTCGCTGCCGCCGCCCAGACGGTGCGCAAGGCGGCCGATGCTTTTGACGGCGAGCCGCCTGTGCGCGCGACGCGCATGTTCATCGACTGCATATCCCGCGTGCTCTACCTCGGCGAAGACTTCGGGCGCGAACTGGATGCGGTGGACCGCGGCGAGCCGCTGTTCGGCGCCCTGACGCTGGGCGAAATCGCGAACAGCGGACGCGAGTTTCTCGAGTTCTACAACAAGACGTCCGTCATGGCCCTGATCGAGGGCTGA
- a CDS encoding alkaline phosphatase PhoX, with amino-acid sequence MQFRKLAIAAAIGLMGASAHQVSAADNTYFDNFAALPGNVAAGSLPESAPLQLSSPFFSQKVLADRNTQLGLGESNSGNWDMITANETGTDAGRYLYAPFETGAGGVQRTDLWTGVTKTIVASGTQGFVSGDFSRWTPWGTYMTAEESWGTNSTKGRLFEVTNPLADTNTADFVHRNVVPRVSHEGGAFDKNNSFYFIDEFNGGSIYKYVSAAPAATIGNSYFDKGQTFVLKTNGGSNSNAVGASTWEAITTGTGTPLATTAGAMLNMGGGSFSMDGRAAADMVGGTNYQRPEDIELQTLANGDELLYIATTTTNEVYSLNLATNEMKLFVSRATFNSVTGAAVGSEFTSPDNVAIDANGNIYISEDQPGGRADIWFANDADRDGVAESISRWASMSTVGAEPTGLYFDKFNPNVAYVNIQHPASGNDTLLQITAVPEPETYVMFLAGLGLMGLMARRRVG; translated from the coding sequence ATGCAGTTCCGCAAACTCGCCATAGCTGCCGCCATTGGCCTGATGGGCGCTTCCGCCCACCAGGTTTCCGCGGCCGACAACACCTACTTCGACAATTTTGCTGCGCTGCCGGGCAATGTCGCCGCCGGCTCGCTGCCGGAAAGCGCACCGCTGCAACTGTCGTCGCCGTTCTTCTCGCAGAAGGTTCTGGCCGATCGCAACACCCAGCTCGGTCTCGGCGAATCGAACAGCGGCAACTGGGACATGATCACCGCCAACGAAACCGGCACCGATGCCGGCCGTTACCTCTACGCACCGTTCGAAACGGGCGCGGGCGGCGTGCAGCGCACCGACCTGTGGACCGGCGTCACCAAGACCATCGTGGCGTCGGGTACGCAGGGCTTCGTGTCCGGTGACTTCTCGCGCTGGACCCCGTGGGGCACCTACATGACGGCTGAAGAGTCGTGGGGCACGAACAGCACCAAGGGTCGCCTGTTTGAAGTGACCAACCCGCTTGCCGACACCAACACTGCCGATTTCGTGCATCGCAACGTGGTGCCGCGCGTGTCGCACGAAGGTGGTGCATTCGACAAGAACAACAGCTTCTATTTCATCGACGAATTCAACGGCGGTTCGATCTACAAGTACGTATCGGCCGCACCGGCTGCCACCATCGGCAACAGCTACTTCGACAAGGGTCAGACCTTCGTTCTGAAGACCAACGGCGGCAGCAATTCGAATGCCGTCGGCGCTTCGACCTGGGAAGCCATCACGACCGGCACCGGTACTCCGCTGGCCACCACCGCTGGCGCGATGCTGAACATGGGCGGCGGCAGCTTCTCGATGGACGGCCGTGCCGCGGCCGACATGGTCGGCGGCACCAACTACCAGCGTCCGGAAGACATCGAACTGCAGACGTTGGCGAATGGCGATGAACTGCTGTACATCGCCACCACGACCACCAACGAGGTGTATTCGCTGAATCTCGCCACCAACGAAATGAAGCTGTTCGTCAGCCGCGCGACCTTCAATTCGGTCACCGGTGCCGCCGTCGGCAGCGAATTCACCAGTCCGGACAATGTGGCGATCGATGCCAACGGCAACATCTACATCAGCGAAGACCAGCCGGGCGGTCGCGCGGACATCTGGTTTGCGAATGATGCCGACCGAGATGGCGTGGCGGAGTCCATCAGCCGCTGGGCGTCGATGTCGACCGTGGGTGCAGAGCCGACTGGCCTGTACTTCGACAAGTTCAACCCGAATGTTGCCTACGTCAACATCCAGCACCCGGCGAGCGGCAACGACACGCTGCTGCAGATCACGGCCGTGCCGGAGCCGGAAACCTATGTCATGTTCCTCGCCGGCCTCGGCCTGATGGGTCTGATGGCGCGTCGCCGCGTCGGCTGA
- a CDS encoding 23S rRNA (adenine(2030)-N(6))-methyltransferase RlmJ, translated as MLSYRHAFHAGNPADVLKHFVLVELLQHLNQKDKPYWYIDTHAGAGGYALDSGFAAKNAEYASGIARLWAAPDLPPQLATYVDLVRAFNSGPKLRAYPGSPMIARALLRDDDRMRLFELHTADNKLLNAAFAEAGRSVKVEKSDGFSGLRTLLPPPPRRALVLIDPPYEIREDYRLAFETLRDANTRFPSGTYCLWYPQLHRMESRDLPAKLKRLPVPAWLHVSLTTRKPSPDGFGMHGSGLFIVNPPWTLPGTLKTVLPWLTRTLALDDGAKFELDFKIP; from the coding sequence ATGCTCAGTTACCGCCACGCCTTCCATGCAGGCAACCCGGCCGATGTGCTCAAGCACTTCGTCCTCGTTGAACTGCTTCAGCACCTGAACCAGAAGGACAAACCTTACTGGTACATCGATACGCACGCCGGTGCCGGCGGCTATGCGCTCGACAGTGGCTTCGCGGCCAAGAACGCCGAGTACGCCAGCGGCATCGCAAGACTGTGGGCGGCGCCCGACCTGCCGCCGCAGCTTGCGACCTATGTCGATCTGGTGCGCGCCTTCAACAGCGGCCCCAAACTGCGCGCCTATCCGGGCTCGCCGATGATTGCGCGCGCGCTGCTGCGCGACGACGACCGGATGCGACTGTTCGAGTTGCACACGGCCGACAACAAGCTGCTGAACGCCGCCTTCGCAGAGGCCGGTCGCAGCGTGAAGGTCGAAAAATCCGACGGCTTTTCCGGCCTGCGCACCCTGTTGCCGCCGCCGCCGCGTCGTGCGCTGGTGCTGATTGACCCGCCGTACGAAATCCGCGAAGACTACCGGCTCGCCTTCGAAACGCTGCGCGACGCCAACACGCGGTTTCCGAGCGGCACCTACTGCCTGTGGTATCCGCAGCTGCACCGCATGGAATCGCGCGACCTGCCGGCCAAACTCAAACGCCTGCCGGTGCCGGCCTGGCTGCATGTGTCGCTGACCACGCGCAAGCCGTCGCCGGACGGCTTCGGCATGCACGGCAGCGGCCTGTTCATCGTCAATCCGCCGTGGACGCTTCCAGGCACGCTGAAGACCGTGTTGCCCTGGCTCACGCGCACGCTGGCGCTTGACGACGGCGCCAAATTCGAACTCGATTTCAAGATTCCGTAA
- a CDS encoding sensor histidine kinase, which produces MSLSPASDALSADTVPAVEHERKLRARDKTIDILKKRIQQQADGDGASSFTLLEQTLNLSKVIALKTEELERERQELQKALTDLRLAQSQVLQAQKMESIGQLAAGIAHEINTPTQYVADNIGFIGMATASLMMLLDRSLQVVDATRAGQPADALVAELDAALKKARLDYLRRQIPEALAQSKDGLDHVARIVSAMKEFSHPSRGGKELLDIRDVINTTVTVARSEWKYVAELETRYADDLPALYCMRDMIGQVILNLVVNAAHAVADTLQSGLRDKGRICITVERAGERHLAISVADDGSGIPEAIRGRIFDPFFTTKPVGKGTGQGLAIVYSTVVDKHGGEIRCDSEVGHGTCFTMRLPLSADNGEAPWK; this is translated from the coding sequence ATGTCGCTTTCCCCCGCATCCGACGCACTGTCCGCAGACACGGTCCCGGCCGTCGAACACGAACGCAAGCTGCGGGCGCGCGACAAGACCATCGATATCCTCAAGAAGCGCATTCAGCAGCAGGCCGACGGCGATGGCGCCTCGTCCTTCACCCTGCTCGAACAGACCCTCAACCTGAGCAAGGTGATCGCGCTCAAGACCGAAGAACTCGAGCGCGAACGACAGGAACTGCAGAAGGCGCTGACCGACCTGCGACTGGCGCAATCGCAGGTGCTGCAGGCGCAGAAGATGGAATCCATCGGCCAGCTGGCGGCCGGCATCGCGCACGAAATCAACACGCCGACGCAGTATGTCGCCGACAACATCGGCTTCATCGGCATGGCGACCGCAAGCCTGATGATGCTGCTCGACAGGTCACTGCAGGTGGTCGATGCCACCCGCGCGGGGCAACCTGCCGACGCGCTGGTCGCGGAGTTGGATGCAGCGCTGAAGAAGGCCAGACTCGACTACCTGCGCCGTCAGATACCCGAAGCGCTCGCCCAGTCGAAGGACGGGCTGGATCACGTTGCGCGCATCGTTAGCGCAATGAAGGAGTTCTCGCACCCGTCAAGAGGCGGCAAGGAGCTGCTCGACATCCGCGACGTGATCAACACGACCGTTACCGTGGCGCGCAGCGAATGGAAGTACGTCGCCGAACTTGAAACCCGCTATGCCGACGATCTGCCGGCGCTGTATTGCATGCGCGACATGATCGGTCAGGTCATCCTCAATCTGGTGGTCAACGCGGCACATGCCGTGGCCGACACATTGCAGAGCGGCCTGCGCGACAAGGGCCGCATCTGCATCACGGTCGAGCGGGCGGGCGAACGGCACCTGGCCATCAGTGTCGCCGACGACGGCAGTGGCATCCCGGAAGCCATCCGCGGCCGCATCTTCGACCCCTTCTTCACCACCAAACCGGTCGGCAAGGGCACCGGTCAGGGACTGGCCATCGTCTATTCGACGGTGGTCGACAAGCACGGCGGAGAAATCCGCTGTGACTCGGAAGTCGGCCATGGCACTTGCTTCACGATGCGCCTGCCGCTTTCTGCCGACAACGGCGAAGCGCCATGGAAGTAG
- a CDS encoding FIST N-terminal domain-containing protein produces MAINTRFGASESTDPAQAVAELAALIDGPDMDAVLFFCSPDFDLQALGLALKDRFTCPTIGCTSCGHFGPDGFQRSGILGVAISGGGIQLRPYLVTPLASHAEQVAVIADDIRATRESDPHRHRFGMLLVDGLSMAEERLVAELYRRVGNLPIIGGSAGDNLLFKHTHVYAGDGRFLSDAAVFALFASERPVTAFKSQHFAPGPIELVITGADPDKRIVHEMNGEPAAIAYAEALGLSVAELTPCVFSRHPLVLSIGGNALVRSIRNMNEDLSLSCLCAIDEGLIVTLGKALDPLQTITSAFAELHRTMPAPALVIGCDCILRRLEFEQTRIDQDMSELMALNRVFGFFTYGEQYNGVHVNQTLTAIAIGG; encoded by the coding sequence ATGGCCATCAACACCCGGTTCGGCGCCAGTGAATCGACCGATCCGGCGCAGGCCGTGGCGGAACTGGCCGCACTGATCGACGGCCCCGACATGGATGCGGTGCTGTTCTTCTGTTCCCCGGATTTCGACCTGCAGGCCCTCGGGCTCGCGCTGAAGGACCGCTTCACCTGCCCGACCATAGGCTGCACGTCGTGCGGCCACTTCGGCCCCGACGGCTTCCAGCGCTCGGGCATCCTCGGTGTCGCCATTTCCGGCGGCGGCATACAGCTGCGCCCCTACCTCGTCACGCCGCTGGCCAGCCATGCCGAACAGGTGGCCGTCATCGCGGACGACATCCGTGCAACGCGCGAAAGCGATCCCCACCGGCACCGCTTCGGAATGCTGCTGGTCGATGGCCTGTCGATGGCCGAAGAACGGCTGGTCGCCGAGCTGTACCGGAGGGTCGGCAATCTGCCGATCATCGGCGGCTCGGCCGGTGACAATCTGTTGTTCAAGCATACCCACGTCTACGCCGGCGACGGCCGCTTCCTGTCTGACGCCGCGGTGTTCGCGCTATTCGCCAGCGAACGGCCGGTGACCGCCTTCAAGTCGCAGCACTTCGCGCCCGGACCCATCGAACTGGTGATCACCGGCGCCGATCCTGACAAGCGCATCGTCCACGAAATGAACGGCGAACCGGCGGCAATCGCCTACGCCGAGGCGCTCGGCCTGTCTGTGGCCGAGCTGACACCGTGCGTGTTTTCGCGCCACCCGCTGGTGCTGTCCATCGGCGGCAATGCCCTGGTGCGTTCCATCCGGAACATGAACGAAGACCTTTCACTGTCCTGCCTCTGCGCGATCGACGAAGGGCTGATCGTTACCCTCGGCAAGGCGCTCGACCCACTGCAGACGATTACCAGCGCCTTCGCCGAACTGCACCGCACGATGCCGGCGCCGGCGCTGGTGATCGGTTGCGACTGCATCCTGCGCCGGCTCGAATTCGAGCAGACCCGGATCGACCAGGATATGAGCGAATTGATGGCGCTGAACCGCGTATTCGGATTCTTCACCTATGGTGAACAGTACAACGGCGTGCATGTTAACCAGACGCTGACCGCGATCGCCATCGGAGGCTGA
- a CDS encoding hybrid sensor histidine kinase/response regulator, whose protein sequence is MKLALETEILFRISLSIGDSTQLEPMTRRVLSETLRLLNASGAAVYMRSGDALEPVCILPRTLERSARFPPLRACWPSPADVAAQGWMNVALDGVVHHLVDLPEFGLLVIERSGPVLQSSFLDSFLALARKLANACRACLSDEALEREKQRLEMATSAASLGVWSWTPATGALDWDTLMCAMHGVEPTVFGQRLDAWLDRLLPIDVGRLRSGLDTALAGKKPLDEDLRVQQPDGSVRVVRVLGRATAHQIAGVALDVTTRRETNDALRRARDAAEAASRAKSEFLANMSHEIRTPMNGVLGMLDLAQDAASETELREYVAVARSSAESLLAIINDILDFSKIEAGKVEIESVPYDLGDLLGEVVRMMAAQAGQKSLPFKLECDPGLPRLLCGDPLRVRQVLINLVSNAIKFTSQGSVTIRAGVRVESAAQERLSISVIDTGIGIAPDKQGHVFEAFAQQDSSTTRSYGGTGLGLSISSRLASLMSGHIALSSTPGKGSVFCLDLPLVRGNAVPVESTAAAAERPVIAFSILLVEDHPVNQKVAEAVLTRSGHRVTLAENGMQALEMMVDGGFDLVLMDMQMPVMGGVEATRLIREMECELRRPPVPIFAMTANALEGDRMACLEAGMNDFLTKPLLPRVLREKIAALAEGMPG, encoded by the coding sequence ATGAAGCTCGCTCTCGAGACCGAAATCCTGTTTCGCATTTCGCTGTCCATCGGCGACAGTACGCAGCTGGAGCCGATGACGCGACGCGTGCTGTCGGAGACGTTGCGTCTGCTCAACGCCAGCGGTGCTGCCGTGTATATGCGCAGCGGCGATGCGCTCGAACCGGTCTGCATTCTGCCGCGTACGCTCGAGCGCAGTGCGCGCTTTCCGCCGCTGCGGGCGTGCTGGCCCTCGCCGGCCGATGTGGCCGCTCAGGGATGGATGAATGTGGCACTGGATGGCGTCGTCCACCACCTGGTCGATCTGCCTGAGTTCGGATTGCTGGTGATCGAGCGTAGCGGCCCGGTGCTGCAAAGCAGCTTCCTCGACAGCTTTCTTGCCCTGGCCCGCAAACTGGCCAATGCCTGTCGCGCATGCCTCAGCGACGAGGCGCTCGAGCGCGAGAAGCAGCGGCTCGAAATGGCCACGTCAGCGGCCTCGTTGGGCGTATGGAGCTGGACGCCAGCGACCGGCGCGCTTGATTGGGACACACTCATGTGCGCCATGCACGGTGTCGAGCCGACGGTGTTCGGGCAGCGGCTCGACGCCTGGCTTGATCGCCTGCTGCCGATCGATGTGGGGCGCCTGCGAAGCGGGCTGGACACGGCATTGGCGGGAAAGAAACCCCTCGATGAAGACCTGCGCGTGCAACAGCCTGACGGCAGTGTGAGGGTCGTACGCGTGCTCGGACGTGCAACCGCGCACCAGATCGCAGGAGTGGCACTCGACGTCACCACCCGACGGGAAACGAATGATGCCCTGCGCCGGGCACGCGACGCCGCCGAGGCGGCCAGCCGCGCCAAGAGTGAATTTCTGGCCAACATGAGCCATGAAATCCGTACCCCGATGAATGGTGTGCTCGGCATGCTCGACCTTGCGCAGGACGCGGCAAGCGAGACGGAGTTGCGCGAGTACGTCGCGGTGGCGCGCAGTTCCGCGGAGTCGCTGCTGGCCATCATCAACGACATACTGGACTTTTCCAAGATCGAAGCGGGGAAGGTCGAGATCGAATCCGTACCGTATGACCTGGGCGACCTGCTGGGTGAAGTGGTGCGCATGATGGCCGCGCAGGCAGGTCAGAAATCCCTGCCGTTCAAGCTCGAGTGCGATCCCGGGCTGCCTCGGCTGCTCTGCGGCGACCCGTTGCGCGTGCGTCAGGTGCTGATCAATCTGGTCAGCAACGCCATCAAGTTCACCTCACAAGGCAGCGTCACGATCCGGGCTGGCGTGCGCGTCGAATCCGCTGCACAGGAGCGGCTGTCCATCTCGGTGATCGATACCGGCATCGGTATTGCGCCGGACAAGCAGGGTCACGTATTCGAAGCGTTTGCACAGCAGGACAGTTCGACCACGCGAAGTTATGGCGGCACCGGTCTGGGTCTGTCGATTTCCAGCCGCCTCGCCTCGCTGATGAGCGGCCACATCGCCCTCAGCAGTACACCCGGAAAGGGCAGCGTGTTCTGCCTCGACCTTCCGCTCGTGCGCGGCAACGCGGTGCCGGTCGAATCGACTGCTGCCGCAGCGGAACGGCCGGTTATCGCATTCAGCATCCTGCTGGTGGAAGACCATCCGGTGAATCAGAAAGTGGCCGAAGCGGTGCTGACGCGCAGCGGTCACCGGGTCACGCTGGCGGAGAACGGCATGCAGGCGCTGGAGATGATGGTCGATGGTGGATTCGACCTGGTGCTGATGGACATGCAGATGCCGGTGATGGGCGGCGTCGAGGCGACGCGGCTCATTCGTGAAATGGAGTGCGAACTCCGGCGCCCGCCAGTCCCCATTTTCGCGATGACCGCAAACGCGCTGGAAGGCGACCGCATGGCCTGCCTCGAAGCCGGCATGAATGATTTTCTGACCAAACCGCTGCTGCCGCGCGTGCTGCGCGAGAAGATCGCGGCGCTGGCAGAAGGCATGCCCGGATGA